Below is a genomic region from Catenuloplanes atrovinosus.
CGCCGGGCCAGCGCCTGCACCCGTGCGATCAGCTCGGCGAACGCGAACGGCTTGGTCAGGTAGTCGTCGGCGCCGAGGCCGAGTCCCTCGACCCGGTCGCGAATCCCGGAGGCGGCGGTCAGCATCAGCACCCGGGTGCCGGCCGCCGACGCGGTGATCGCCCGGCACACCTCGTCGCCGGTGCGGCCCGGCATGTCCCGGTCGAGGACGGCCACGTCGTAGCGGTTGACGCCGAGCCGTTCCAGCGCGCTGTCGCCGTCGTGGACGACGTCCACGGCCATCGAGAACCGGCGCAGACCCTCGGCCAGCATGCCGGCCAGCACCGGTTCGTCGTCCGCCAACAGCACCCGCACCGCCCGTGTCCTCCCACCGTGCGACGACCACACCGGCACAACGCTGACACAGCGCGCATAAAAGTGCCATAAGGACAACACCGGCGCTCCCGGTACGGGCACCCGCGCAGCATGTCCGCCATGAATCGCCTTCGTACACTTTGGACGGCTGTCGTCACCGGCGCGGCCGTCGCGGCGGCAGTCCTCGTCGCCACGCAGGCCTCGGCCATCCGCGGCGGGCAGGAGGCCACGCAGCCCTACTCGTTCGCGGGCTCGCTGCAGCGCCCCGAATCGCCGCGCGCCGACGGCCACGTCTGCGGCGTCACGCTCATCGCACCGCTCTGGGCGGTGACCGCCGGCCACTGCGCCCGCAACTGGGGTGGCGCACAGGTCGGCACACCGCCGAACTGGACGGTCCGGTTCGGCTCGGTCAGCGCGTCCTCGGGCGGGCAGGTGGTGGCGGTCGAGAAGTTCTACACCTTCCACCGCTATCCCATCACCAACGGCGACATCGCGCTGCTGCGCCTGGCACGTCCGGTCGACGCCGCACCCGCGGCGCTGCCCGCGGCCCGGCCCGCGGACGGCACGCCCGTGCGCATCATGGGCTGGGGCCAGATCTGCGCGGAGCGGGAACCGCAGTGCTTTCCCGATCGGCTGCACGAGGCCGACACCGTGATCCAGCCGGCGAATGAGTGCGCGGCGTCCTCGATCTTCGAGCACCGCGAGCTCTGCATCGGCAGCTTGGACGGCAGCGTCGCCGCCACCAACATGGACTCCGGCGGCCCCGCGCTCGTCCGTACCGGCGAGGGCTGGACCGTCGTCGGCACCGTCGCCGGTGCCAACGGCGACGATCAGCCCGTCATCTACACGGCCGTGGACTTCTACCTGAGCTGGATGCAGGGGATCATCGACGGGACCGCGGTGCCGGAGGACAGCCCGATCCCCGACCTGGAGGGCGCCGCGGAGGTCGGCAACTGCTCGGGCTCGGTGGTCCGGACCGCGACCTCGTCGCCCGACGACCCCGCGCTGCTGCTGACGAACGGGCACTGCGTCAGCCCACGCCCGGCCCCGGGCACCGCGGTCGTCGACCAGCCGGACGTGCAGACCGTCCGCATCCTGGACCGGCAGGGGTACCACCGCGCCAGCGCCGGCACGTCCCGGCTGCTCTACGCCACCATGACCGGCACCGACATCGCGCTCTACCGGCTGGACCGGACGTACGCAGAGCTCGGCGTGAAGGTCTTCACGCTCGCCACGGCACCCGTGGCACCCGGCACCCGGCTGGCGGTCGTGGCCCCCGGCAACCGGTTCGAGTGCACGGTCGACGCCGTGATCCCGCAGCTGCGGGAGGGCGGATACCAGCAGGACGACGCCTACCGCTACGACGCCGCGTGCGGTCCCAGGCACGGCGACTCGGGCGCGCCGCTGGTGCTGGCGGACGGCAGCACGATCGTGGGCGTGCACGGCACGGGCAACGACGACGGCGAGGAGTGCACCGAGAACAACCCGTGCGAGGTCGCCGCGGACGGGACGGTCCGCGTGGAGCAGGGCCGCCGGTACGGCCAGCGCACCACCATGCTGGCCGCCTGCCTGACCACGGGTTCGGTACTGGACCTGACCCTGCCGGATTGCACGCTGCCGGCCCCCGCGGCGGAGCGGT
It encodes:
- a CDS encoding trypsin-like serine protease, giving the protein MNRLRTLWTAVVTGAAVAAAVLVATQASAIRGGQEATQPYSFAGSLQRPESPRADGHVCGVTLIAPLWAVTAGHCARNWGGAQVGTPPNWTVRFGSVSASSGGQVVAVEKFYTFHRYPITNGDIALLRLARPVDAAPAALPAARPADGTPVRIMGWGQICAEREPQCFPDRLHEADTVIQPANECAASSIFEHRELCIGSLDGSVAATNMDSGGPALVRTGEGWTVVGTVAGANGDDQPVIYTAVDFYLSWMQGIIDGTAVPEDSPIPDLEGAAEVGNCSGSVVRTATSSPDDPALLLTNGHCVSPRPAPGTAVVDQPDVQTVRILDRQGYHRASAGTSRLLYATMTGTDIALYRLDRTYAELGVKVFTLATAPVAPGTRLAVVAPGNRFECTVDAVIPQLREGGYQQDDAYRYDAACGPRHGDSGAPLVLADGSTIVGVHGTGNDDGEECTENNPCEVAADGTVRVEQGRRYGQRTTMLAACLTTGSVLDLTLPDCTLPAPAAER
- a CDS encoding response regulator transcription factor, producing the protein MRVLLADDEPVLAGMLAEGLRRFSMAVDVVHDGDSALERLGVNRYDVAVLDRDMPGRTGDEVCRAITASAAGTRVLMLTAASGIRDRVEGLGLGADDYLTKPFAFAELIARVQALARRSAPALPPVLEQDGVVLDVSRHTASRDGLLLALSPKEFAVLHALLRAGGRVVSAEELLEQAWDEHTDPFTNTVRTTVMTLRRKLGDPPLIHTVVRVGYRLGT